In the genome of Streptomyces aquilus, the window CACACACCAGGTGGGCCGCGCGACGCGTGAGCCGCAGCCATACGTCGCAGTCGGCGTCGCCGGGCGTGTCGCTCTTGCGGCCGTGCAGCACGGCGTTGGCGGCGAGTTCGGAGACGACGGTCAGCGCGTCGTCCCGGCACTCGTCCAACTCCCATTCGCCCAGCACGCGATCGGTGAACTCGCGGGCCAGCGCGCATCCCTCGTTGCTGCCGGGAAGGCGCAGGGTGGCGGTGTGGCGCGTGGGGCGCGATGCGGGGGAGGGGGGTGCGGCCTGGTGTGCCGGGGCCCCGATCGGGCCAGACCAGAGTGCTGGGCGCGCGGGCTGCGACACGGCATCTCCTGAGGTGGCGTCAGGGCGTCAGGACCAGGCGCCAGTACGGGTGTTGGCGACGGGGTTATTATCCACCTCGAAAGCCAGTCCGTGCAATTTCACGAGAAATTGCGCGTCTGGATCGAGCCAGTCGTGCGCGAGGAGACTGCCGTGCCGTCAGTGCCTAACGGGGTGCAAGCGAGTTCACTGGGCGTCCGCTGGACCAAGAGCCGGCACAGCAACGCCGAGGGCAACTGCGTCGAGGTGGCGCCGTTGGCCGAGGGAGGCGTGGCGATACGCAACTCCCGGGACCCGCACGGTCCCGCGCTGGTGTACACGTCCGCCGAGGTCGCGGCCTTCCTGGCCGGTGTGAAGGACGGCGAGTTCGACGACCTGGTGTGAAGGGCGATCGGCGCGGCCCGCACCGGGCTCAGGCCCGGAACATGCGCACGGGGCCCAACCAGTGCGATAATGCGGGCTGTTGCCCTCCGCCCACGGGGAGTCAGGATGCCCTCGGATTCACCGCGCGTCTCCCGGCTCGAGCCGTACCTGCATCGCGCCGAGCCCGCGCCGACCCTGCTGAAGATGCTGGTCGGCGTGCAGCTGGCGGGCCTGCGCGAGGACGCGGGCATGGCGCAGGAACAGGCGGCGCGGGCCGTGGGGTTCAGCCCGACGAAGCTGTCCCGCATCGAGGCGGGCAAGGGCCGCCGGCCGCCCACGGAGGCCGACGTCGGCGCGCTGCTGGACCTGTACAAGACCGACGAGTACGAGGCGTCCGTCCTGCTGCAACTGCTGCGGCGAGCCGGTGAGCCCGGATGGTGGCAGCGCTTCGACAAACGGTTGATGCCGGAGTGGTTCGACCGGCTCGTCGGCTTGCAGGAAGCGGCCGATTCCATCCGTACGTTCGAGATCCAGTACGTCCCCGGACTGCTCCAGACACCCGCGTACACACGCGCTGTCGTGCAGCGCGGCCTGCCCTCGGCCCCGGACCGCGAGGTGAACCGCCGGGTCGAGCTGCGCACGAAGCGTGCGGAGCTGCTCGGGCGGCCGGACGCACCGCAGTTGTGGGCCGTCGTCGACGAGTCGGTGCTGCTGCGGGTCATGGGCAGCCGCGACATCATGCGCGAACAACTCGAACATCTCGTCACGATGGCCGAGCAGTCGCACGTCGTCATCC includes:
- a CDS encoding ATP-binding protein, whose amino-acid sequence is MSQPARPALWSGPIGAPAHQAAPPSPASRPTRHTATLRLPGSNEGCALAREFTDRVLGEWELDECRDDALTVVSELAANAVLHGRKSDTPGDADCDVWLRLTRRAAHLVCAVTDQGAGLPRAGHAPDAFSEHGRGLLIVEALSQHWGWTRHTPSRKTVWAMLATGGA
- a CDS encoding helix-turn-helix domain-containing protein, whose product is MPSDSPRVSRLEPYLHRAEPAPTLLKMLVGVQLAGLREDAGMAQEQAARAVGFSPTKLSRIEAGKGRRPPTEADVGALLDLYKTDEYEASVLLQLLRRAGEPGWWQRFDKRLMPEWFDRLVGLQEAADSIRTFEIQYVPGLLQTPAYTRAVVQRGLPSAPDREVNRRVELRTKRAELLGRPDAPQLWAVVDESVLLRVMGSRDIMREQLEHLVTMAEQSHVVIQVVPLDVTNASAPAIPVTYLRFGGLDLPDIVYLEHLKSATFLEDRDETEQYRVALDQLADDALSPRDSLGLLRDTVKQRYGGG
- a CDS encoding DUF397 domain-containing protein, producing MPSVPNGVQASSLGVRWTKSRHSNAEGNCVEVAPLAEGGVAIRNSRDPHGPALVYTSAEVAAFLAGVKDGEFDDLV